One region of Halohasta litchfieldiae genomic DNA includes:
- a CDS encoding methyltransferase domain-containing protein, giving the protein MGLLENKARARLFYKYLSKVYDTINPFIWNEPMRDEALSWLAIQPGDRVLDVGSGTGFATEGLLQHTDEVYCLDQSIHQMQKAFKKFGKNGDVNFHRGDAERLPFADNSFDHLWSSGSIEYWPNPVDALEEFRRVTKPGGRVLVVGPDYPNSKVMQKLADAIMLFYDESEADRMFTEAGYTEFEHHIQQASSGSPKAITTVATVPEK; this is encoded by the coding sequence CTACGACACGATCAACCCCTTCATCTGGAACGAACCGATGCGGGACGAGGCGCTGTCGTGGCTCGCCATCCAGCCCGGCGACCGAGTCCTCGACGTCGGCAGCGGCACCGGCTTTGCGACCGAGGGACTCCTCCAGCACACTGATGAGGTGTACTGTCTCGACCAGTCCATTCATCAGATGCAGAAGGCGTTCAAAAAGTTCGGAAAAAACGGTGACGTCAACTTCCATCGTGGCGACGCCGAACGGCTCCCGTTTGCCGACAACAGTTTCGACCATCTGTGGTCGTCGGGCTCCATCGAGTACTGGCCCAACCCCGTCGACGCCCTCGAAGAGTTCCGCCGAGTCACCAAACCCGGCGGCCGCGTGCTGGTAGTTGGGCCGGACTACCCCAACTCGAAAGTGATGCAGAAACTCGCCGACGCCATCATGCTGTTTTACGACGAAAGCGAGGCCGACCGGATGTTCACCGAGGCGGGTTACACCGAGTTCGAACACCACATCCAGCAGGCCAGTTCGGGGAGTCCGAAAGCGATCACCACGGTTGCGACTGTCCCCGAGAAATAG